A genomic region of Torulaspora delbrueckii CBS 1146 chromosome 7, complete genome contains the following coding sequences:
- the SVP26 gene encoding Svp26p (similar to Saccharomyces cerevisiae SVP26 (YHR181W); ancestral locus Anc_5.57), with product MFLQLVSYVGAVLGFLFLTLSIASGLYYISEIVEEHTESTRRFLTRAIYTIIATFVLLLLFDSFPFKLSIFSIISNVIYLQNLKTFPFISLTSPIFILSSCCVVLNHYFWFKYFNDNEVPPQFKFNPNYIPKRRASFSEVASFFGICVWFIPFALFVSLSAGDYVLPTTTASSSKKTDLPAGEEEPRLRKRAVGLARVVINSLRQYVYSIARVFGYEIDPNHDTLVI from the coding sequence ATGTTCCTACAATTAGTGTCCTACGTTGGCGCTGTATTGGGTTTCCTCTTTCTTACACTTTCCATTGCGTCAGGATTATACTATATCAGTGAAATAGTGGAAGAACATACCGAATCTACCAGGCGATTCCTCACAAGAGCCATTTACACAATTATAGCTACTTTTGTGCTGCTGTTACTATTTGACTCATTCCCATTTAAACTATCCATCTTTTCGATCATATCAAATGTCATTTACCTGCAGAATTTAAAGACTTTCCCTTTCATTTCATTAACAAGTCccattttcattttgaGCAGTTGCTGTGTGGTACTTAACCATTACTTCTGGTTTAAATATTTTAATGACAACGAAGTACCTCCACAATTCAAGTTCAACCCAAACTATATCCCAAAGAGACGCGCTAGTTTCTCCGAAGTAGCCTCATTCTTCGGAATATGTGTTTGGTTCATCCCATTTGCCTTGTTTGTATCATTGAGTGCTGGAGATTATGTGCTCCCCACTACAACTGCAAGTAGTTCGAAGAAGACAGATTTACCAGCCggcgaagaagaaccacGTTTACGTAAGAGAGCCGTCGGGTTGGCGAGAGTTGTAATCAATTCGTTGCGTCAATACGTTTACTCGATTGCCAGGGTTTTCGGCTACGAGATTGACCCAAACCATGATACTTTAGTCATTTAA